The Propionispora vibrioides DNA segment GCGATACGCTACCCTTGGTCATTGATCCATCAACCGGCGAAATGTTCAAAGCCCACTTCTTTGTATGCACACTTGGTAATAGTGGTTTTCCCTACGTAGAAGCTTTTCCCGACGAGAAATTGGACAAGTGGCTATTGGCTCATACACATGCCTTTGAATATTATGGCGGTGTACCACGCATTGTGGTGCCGGATAACTGCAAGACGGCAGTCAGCAGGCCACAATATTATGATCCTGTAATCAATCCCGCTTATTGGGAATTAGCTAAGCACTACAATGTGGCGGTAATACCAGCCAGAATCAGAGAACCACAGGACAAAGCACTCGTTGAAGAGAGTATCCGCTGGCTGGAAACATGGCTGTTGGGTTGGCTCAGAAATCAGCAGTTTTTCAGTTTTGGCGAATTAAATACAGCAATTGAGTACAGGCTTTCAGAACTGGTACGGCGGCCATTCCAGAAACGACCGGGAACAAGGCTTTCGGTATTTAATGAACTAGATCGTCCAGGGTTACGGCCTTTAGCTCTTTCCCCTTTTGAAACTGCCGACATGAAGCTGCGTGCCGTTCCGGACAACTATCACGTTGAATATGACGGTTTCTATTACTCGGTACCCTATACGGCCTACCGACAGAAAGTTACCATACGAGCAACATCGACAAGCATAGAGATATTTGATCAAAACCGTATCCGAATCGCTTCTCATGCCCGGAGGCATTCTGGAAAACGATATATTACCGATCCTGCACATATGCCGGAACATCACCGAAGATACTGGGATTCAAAACAATTTAATGGTAGCCGATATCGTTTTTGGGCTGAGAATATCGGCGAAAATACCTTGTACGTTATCGACAAGATGCTTACTGTCCAAAAGATAGAGGAGCAGGCATACAAGTCCTGCATGGGTCTGCTACAAATGTCTAAGAAGTACAGTCCGGAACGTCTGGAAATCGCCTGTGCAAAAGCAAAAGCTATGAATTCCTGCACCTATACCACCGTTGCTAACATCCTCAAAAATGGACAAGATTTTGTTAAGCCATTCGTTCCAGCTTCCCCGAAAGCTGCGTCAGGACATGAAAATATACGTGGCGCGTCGTACTATGTTTAGGAGGGGAGGTGAAAAAGAATGTTGAACAATCAAACCT contains these protein-coding regions:
- the istA gene encoding IS21 family transposase, which produces MRILEILRLTEKGHRQREIAASVGCARSTVGEVQRRCREAALCYEAASSMTDDVLKKLLYPAYTGKRYIKSEPDYPYIHQELQKHPNLNLRYLWEEYKGKNPDGLEYSQFCERYNRWRGNTGKNVTMHQEREAGKELFVDWMGDTLPLVIDPSTGEMFKAHFFVCTLGNSGFPYVEAFPDEKLDKWLLAHTHAFEYYGGVPRIVVPDNCKTAVSRPQYYDPVINPAYWELAKHYNVAVIPARIREPQDKALVEESIRWLETWLLGWLRNQQFFSFGELNTAIEYRLSELVRRPFQKRPGTRLSVFNELDRPGLRPLALSPFETADMKLRAVPDNYHVEYDGFYYSVPYTAYRQKVTIRATSTSIEIFDQNRIRIASHARRHSGKRYITDPAHMPEHHRRYWDSKQFNGSRYRFWAENIGENTLYVIDKMLTVQKIEEQAYKSCMGLLQMSKKYSPERLEIACAKAKAMNSCTYTTVANILKNGQDFVKPFVPASPKAASGHENIRGASYYV